The proteins below come from a single Stomoxys calcitrans chromosome 1, idStoCalc2.1, whole genome shotgun sequence genomic window:
- the LOC106094656 gene encoding putative phosphatidate phosphatase: MRTYQRGFFCSDLSIRYPYHECTITVPMLLVCMLLLPMLFLGVVEIIRLCHNFRWRQYLRNACFSLACFSFGFIATYLSTELAKNVVRRLRPHFYMACRPQLNDGSTCDDPKNRNLFVELYYCSNRDLSARQLRELYVSFPSAHSSLSFYAMLFLAFYLHAIWRGGRGVNRVLRHLLQFLFLSLAWFISLSRVADYWHHWSDVMAGAIMGVIYATLTAVYVGRFLSCQSAATSSSALGLHAKQSCLHQASHKLKTSLKQPMQHVAATVSFQPSSLMSHDSPQHQLQQQQQQRTHHQLHHQQQMQTQRQLLQQQHQQQQPQAYSDQTSSTTSTTASTAAVLEAVTATAPSLVEEELVTLTSVKEHLIASNERIWKSGT; the protein is encoded by the coding sequence ATGCGCACCTATCAACGCGGTTTCTTTTGTTCCGACCTGAGCATTAGATATCCATACCACGAATGCACCATTACGGTGCCCATGCTGCTTGTGTGCATGCTGCTGCTGCCCATGTTGTTCCTAGGCGTAGTGGAGATCATCCGTCTATGCCACAATTTCCGTTGGCGCCAATACCTAAGAAATGCCTGCTTTAGCTTGGCCTGCTTTAGCTTTGGCTTTATAGCCACCTACCTAAGCACCGAACTGGCCAAGAATGTGGTGCGCCGTCTAAGGCCACACTTCTATATGGCCTGCCGACCGCAGCTCAATGATGGCTCGACTTGCGACGACCCCAAAAATCGCAATTTATTTGTGGAGCTCTACTATTGTTCGAATCGCGACTTATCGGCGCGTCAATTGCGCGAATTGTACGTGTCATTCCCCAGTGCCCATTCGTCGCTGTCATTCTATGCCATGCTGTTTTTGGCTTTTTATCTGCACGCCATCTGGCGGGGTGGCCGCGGCGTTAATCGCGTCTTACGTCATCTGCTGCAATTTCTGTTTCTATCGTTGGCCTGGTTTATATCGCTGAGTCGTGTGGCCGATTACTGGCATCATTGGTCGGATGTAATGGCCGGTGCCATAATGGGTGTTATCTATGCCACACTTACCGCTGTCTATGTGGGCAGATTTCTAAGCTGCCAGTCAGCAGCAACGTCCTCGTCGGCCCTGGGACTTCATGCCAAGCAGTCTTGTCTGCATCAAGCATCGCACAAGCTAAAGACTTCGCTAAAGCAACCCATGCAACATGTTGCAGCCACAGTAAGCTTTCAACCCAGCAGCCTCATGAGTCATGACTCGCCACAACATCAgttgcagcaacaacaacaacaacgaacacATCACCAACTACACCATCAACAGCAAATGCAAACGCAAAGGCAGCTTCTAcaacagcagcaccagcaacaacaaccacaggCTTATAGCGATCAAACCTCTTCGACCACATCAACCACAGCTTCAACAGCAGCCGTCTTGGAAGCTGTTACAGCGACGGCTCCCTCTCTGGTCGAAGAGGAGCTGGTTACATTGACATCGGTAAAAGAGCATCTTATAGCTTCTAACGAACGTATATGGAAATCGGGAACATAA